The following proteins are co-located in the Malus sylvestris chromosome 13, drMalSylv7.2, whole genome shotgun sequence genome:
- the LOC126597207 gene encoding uncharacterized protein LOC126597207 isoform X2: MSGNSRGRVTITLGRGGQVVKRSVSGSSLADHIPAAGTKRSVRDRLGSNVDGALSHGSLHNNKRQRGDNDAHIGKGDLRIKLMQKNEFRRAQSDDGHRHGDLREKLSKAAQRPVTGHDPRQHHSEIKETSFMGRIPSSRADDLPRVDSLRNSFSPWTLDHIRRRSPDRVVVTSRGLSPPRNPEELQRRPVSRAFDDVRSVPYMSKDVLNATRPASTAPFMSSSPLPPVSAKPVAPPPPHLSQIPHLSSIVQKSSYVSDEQQTVDGLLHTLGLGKYAIIFKAEEIDMTALKQMGENDLKELGIPMGPRKKLLLALLPRSKRPSTTNIR, encoded by the exons ATGTCAGGGAATTCGAGGGGCCGAGTCACCATAACGCTTGGGCGCGGTGGTCAG GTAGTGAAGAGGTCTGTTTCGGGGTCTTCATTAGCTGATCATATACCTGCGGCTGGGACCAAGCGTTCTGTTAGAGATAGGTTAGGAAGTAATGTAGACGGTGCTTTGTCGCACGGAAGCCTACACAACAATAAACG CCAGCGAGGAGACAATG ATGCACACATTGGTAAAGGTGATCTTCGAATTAAACTCATGCAAAAAAATGAGTTTAGACGAGCTCAGAGTGATGATGGTCATAGGCATGGGGACCTCCGTGAAAAGCTGTCAAAGGCAGCTCAGCGCCCTGTTACTGGCCATGACCCACGTCAGCACCATTCCGAAATAAAAGAGACTAGCTTTATGGGCCGAATTCCTTCTTCAAGGGCAGATGATTTGCCTCGTGTGGATTCATTAAGAAATTCTTTTTCCCCTTGGACACTGGACCATATAAGACGAAGATCCCCAGATAGAGTTGTAGTCACTTCTAGGGGTCTCTCCCCTCCGAGGAATCCCGAAGAATTGCAGAGAAGGCCAGTAAGTAGGGCATTTGATGATGTCAGATCGGTTCCATATATGAGCAAAGATGTTCTAAATGCTACAAGGCCTGCAAGTACAGCTCCTTTCATGTCCAGTTCTCCATTGCCTCCTGTATCTGCGAAGCCTGTGGCCCCACCCCCACCTCATTTGAGCCAAATTCCTCATCTGAGCAGCATTGTACAGAAAAGTTCATATGTG AGTGATGAACAACAGACTGTAGATGGCTTGCTACATACGCTGGGGTTGGGAAAATATGCCATTATTTTTAAGGCTGAGGAA ATTGATATGACTGCATTGAAGCAGATGGGAGAAAATGATCTCAAAGAGCTGGGAATACCTATG GGACCTAGGAAGAAGCTTCTTCTTGCCCTCCTGCCTCGTTCCAAGCGGCCATCAACTACAAATATACGTTGA
- the LOC126597207 gene encoding uncharacterized protein LOC126597207 isoform X1, with protein MSGNSRGRVTITLGRGGQVVKRSVSGSSLADHIPAAGTKRSVRDRLGSNVDGALSHGSLHNNKRQRGDNGRSSLSSNGYDDAHIGKGDLRIKLMQKNEFRRAQSDDGHRHGDLREKLSKAAQRPVTGHDPRQHHSEIKETSFMGRIPSSRADDLPRVDSLRNSFSPWTLDHIRRRSPDRVVVTSRGLSPPRNPEELQRRPVSRAFDDVRSVPYMSKDVLNATRPASTAPFMSSSPLPPVSAKPVAPPPPHLSQIPHLSSIVQKSSYVSDEQQTVDGLLHTLGLGKYAIIFKAEEIDMTALKQMGENDLKELGIPMGPRKKLLLALLPRSKRPSTTNIR; from the exons ATGTCAGGGAATTCGAGGGGCCGAGTCACCATAACGCTTGGGCGCGGTGGTCAG GTAGTGAAGAGGTCTGTTTCGGGGTCTTCATTAGCTGATCATATACCTGCGGCTGGGACCAAGCGTTCTGTTAGAGATAGGTTAGGAAGTAATGTAGACGGTGCTTTGTCGCACGGAAGCCTACACAACAATAAACG CCAGCGAGGAGACAATGGTAGGTCAAGTTTGAGTTCCAATGGCTATGATG ATGCACACATTGGTAAAGGTGATCTTCGAATTAAACTCATGCAAAAAAATGAGTTTAGACGAGCTCAGAGTGATGATGGTCATAGGCATGGGGACCTCCGTGAAAAGCTGTCAAAGGCAGCTCAGCGCCCTGTTACTGGCCATGACCCACGTCAGCACCATTCCGAAATAAAAGAGACTAGCTTTATGGGCCGAATTCCTTCTTCAAGGGCAGATGATTTGCCTCGTGTGGATTCATTAAGAAATTCTTTTTCCCCTTGGACACTGGACCATATAAGACGAAGATCCCCAGATAGAGTTGTAGTCACTTCTAGGGGTCTCTCCCCTCCGAGGAATCCCGAAGAATTGCAGAGAAGGCCAGTAAGTAGGGCATTTGATGATGTCAGATCGGTTCCATATATGAGCAAAGATGTTCTAAATGCTACAAGGCCTGCAAGTACAGCTCCTTTCATGTCCAGTTCTCCATTGCCTCCTGTATCTGCGAAGCCTGTGGCCCCACCCCCACCTCATTTGAGCCAAATTCCTCATCTGAGCAGCATTGTACAGAAAAGTTCATATGTG AGTGATGAACAACAGACTGTAGATGGCTTGCTACATACGCTGGGGTTGGGAAAATATGCCATTATTTTTAAGGCTGAGGAA ATTGATATGACTGCATTGAAGCAGATGGGAGAAAATGATCTCAAAGAGCTGGGAATACCTATG GGACCTAGGAAGAAGCTTCTTCTTGCCCTCCTGCCTCGTTCCAAGCGGCCATCAACTACAAATATACGTTGA
- the LOC126597207 gene encoding uncharacterized protein LOC126597207 isoform X3, producing the protein MSGNSRGRVTITLGRGGQVVKRSVSGSSLADHIPAAGTKRSVRDRLGSNVDGALSHGSLHNNKRQRGDNGRSSLSSNGYDDAHIGKGDLRIKLMQKNEFRRAQSDDGHRHGDLREKLSKAAQRPVTGHDPRQHHSEIKETSFMGRIPSSRADDLPRVDSLRNSFSPWTLDHIRRRSPDRVVVTSRGLSPPRNPEELQRRPVSRAFDDVRSVPYMSKDVLNATRPASTAPFMSSSPLPPVSAKPVAPPPPHLSQIPHLSSIVQKSSYVIDMTALKQMGENDLKELGIPMGPRKKLLLALLPRSKRPSTTNIR; encoded by the exons ATGTCAGGGAATTCGAGGGGCCGAGTCACCATAACGCTTGGGCGCGGTGGTCAG GTAGTGAAGAGGTCTGTTTCGGGGTCTTCATTAGCTGATCATATACCTGCGGCTGGGACCAAGCGTTCTGTTAGAGATAGGTTAGGAAGTAATGTAGACGGTGCTTTGTCGCACGGAAGCCTACACAACAATAAACG CCAGCGAGGAGACAATGGTAGGTCAAGTTTGAGTTCCAATGGCTATGATG ATGCACACATTGGTAAAGGTGATCTTCGAATTAAACTCATGCAAAAAAATGAGTTTAGACGAGCTCAGAGTGATGATGGTCATAGGCATGGGGACCTCCGTGAAAAGCTGTCAAAGGCAGCTCAGCGCCCTGTTACTGGCCATGACCCACGTCAGCACCATTCCGAAATAAAAGAGACTAGCTTTATGGGCCGAATTCCTTCTTCAAGGGCAGATGATTTGCCTCGTGTGGATTCATTAAGAAATTCTTTTTCCCCTTGGACACTGGACCATATAAGACGAAGATCCCCAGATAGAGTTGTAGTCACTTCTAGGGGTCTCTCCCCTCCGAGGAATCCCGAAGAATTGCAGAGAAGGCCAGTAAGTAGGGCATTTGATGATGTCAGATCGGTTCCATATATGAGCAAAGATGTTCTAAATGCTACAAGGCCTGCAAGTACAGCTCCTTTCATGTCCAGTTCTCCATTGCCTCCTGTATCTGCGAAGCCTGTGGCCCCACCCCCACCTCATTTGAGCCAAATTCCTCATCTGAGCAGCATTGTACAGAAAAGTTCATATGTG ATTGATATGACTGCATTGAAGCAGATGGGAGAAAATGATCTCAAAGAGCTGGGAATACCTATG GGACCTAGGAAGAAGCTTCTTCTTGCCCTCCTGCCTCGTTCCAAGCGGCCATCAACTACAAATATACGTTGA
- the LOC126597202 gene encoding protein JINGUBANG-like — MGLVPFPLPCHTKESTEESLTSSSTTSGLHSESSTSSSLSSQPSLPSVPSPPSSKSNQLEVMRSPSVHHHCIATLQSQSYICTLALSENFLYSGSSDGQITAWSSILSHPSNPQYNKVVATPSTVKSLVVVGSGDDRNKLLFSAHQDHKIRVWKINTTDTHEKLKCIATLPTLKDRATSFFFSKNYVQIRRHKKCTWVHHVDTVSALAISNDGSFLYSVSWDRTLKIWRTSDFKCLESVGNAHDDAINAVTLSRDGTFVYTGAADKKIKVWTWKKDKSMSVRLVGTLEKHKSAVNALAFNTDGSVLYSGACDRSILVWERDGGEDGGWGDMVVVGALRGHTKAVLCLSVVADLVCSGSADYSVRVWRRLSSGLVGDYRNRSYCCLAVLEGHRRPVKCLTAAVDNTDSDYSGDSYSVYSGSLDCYIKVWQIRVPFS, encoded by the coding sequence ATGGGACTTGTTCCTTTCCCCTTGCCCTGTCACACAAAAGAATCTACTGAAGAATCGTTAACCTCCAGCTCCACCACCTCCGGTCTTCACTCTGAGTCATCAACCTCCTCCTCCCTATCGTCCCAGCCAAGTCTCCCTTCTGTTCCTTCTCCTCCTTCATCAAAATCCAACCAATTAGAAGTAATGCGATCCCCAAGTGTTCACCACCACTGCATAGCCACCCTCCAATCCCAGTCATACATCTGTACCTTAGCCCTTTCTGAAAACTTCTTATACAGTGGCTCATCCGACGGCCAGATCACAGCGTGGAGTAGTATCCTATCACATCCTTCAAATCCACAGTACAACAAGGTGGTAGCCACTCCCAGCACTGTAAAGTCTCTGGTGGTTGTTGGGAGTGGGGACGACCGCAACAAGCTCTTATTCAGTGCTCACCAAGACCATAAAATCCGAGTCTGGAAAATCAACACGACCGACACGCATGAAAAACTAAAATGTATAGCCACACTCCCAACTCTAAAAGACCGTGCCacaagcttcttcttctccaagaacTACGTGCAAATCCGGCGCCACAAGAAGTGCACCTGGGTGCACCACGTCGACACCGTCTCCGCTCTAGCCATATCCAACGACGGGTCGTTTCTCTACTCCGTTTCATGGGACCGGACGCTCAAAATATGGCGGACTTCCGATTTTAAATGCTTGGAGTCGGTGGGCAACGCCCACGACGACGCCATCAACGCCGTAACTTTATCACGTGACGGAACGTTTGTATACACCGGCGCCGCGGATAAGAAAATAAAGGTGTGGACGTGGAAGAAAGACAAGTCAATGTCAGTAAGGCTTGTTGGAACTCTAGAGAAGCACAAGTCAGCTGTGAATGCCTTGGCTTTTAACACCGACGGGTCCGTGCTGTACTCCGGTGCCTGCGACCGGTCGATTTTGGTTTGGGAAAGAGATGGTGGTGAGGACGGCGGTTGGGGGGACATGGTGGTGGTGGGTGCGTTGAGGGGACACACAAAGGCGGTATTGTGTTTGTCGGTGGTGGCAGATTTGGTGTGTAGTGGGTCGGCAGATTATAGTGTTAGGGTTTGGAGGAGATTATCGTCAGGGCTAGTTGGCGATTATCGTAATAGGAGTTATTGCTGTTTGGCTGTGTTGGAAGGTCACAGGCGGCCGGTGAAGTGTTTGACTGCAGCTGTTGATAATACTGATTCTGATTATTCTGGTGATTCTTATTCTGTTTATAGTGGCAGCTTGGATTGTTATATTAAGGTCTGGCAAATACGGGTTCCCTTTTCataa